In Leptospira terpstrae serovar Hualin str. LT 11-33 = ATCC 700639, the genomic window CAATATTATTTTTTCCGAAGATGACTATTAAATTATTTGATAAATCTAATTCAAAGCATTCTATTGGTCCGATATTGTTTAATTTTATTTTCATGGCTTCCTTATTTAAGTAAAATCCTCGGTATTATATAAATCGGCTTTTTTGGCGTTAAACTTATAAAAGTTTACGGAATTTCGTATAACGAACTAGACTAACCGACGTAGGCTGACCCTGAGTCCCGAATGGGACGTTAGGGACTGGCCACGACACTTGCGCAGGCAAGGGGAGTGCCAGAAGCCTATGTGTCGCAGACCGAGCGAGGGCGTAAGTCCCGAAGCGAAGCGGTTAGTTGCTGTTAGCCGAAGTGTTTTATCTGTTGGTATAAGGACTGCTTGATTTGCAAATTCCAGCATCTAAAACTGTATTATTTTTTTCGAGAAAAAGTGTGAGGTGTTTTTCATTGCAATTGTTTTCCGGACCAAGCCATATATTGTTGATGTGATATTTTTGATTATCGTATCTAAATTTTAACTTTCGAAATGGCACAAATTGATCACTATTTTTTATCCTATATTCATAGTGTTTGCCAATATTGTTCGTTCTAAGCATAAGAAAATCTGGATTAAGATTCAAACGCATATCCTGGATTTCGACAATTCGGATTTCCTTTTCATTTTCAAAACTTTTGTGTTTTTTCGTGAGAATTAAATTTTCAACATTTGGTGGAGTTGTAAACCAACCTTCACATGCAAGATAGAGTAATTCATCAGCGATTTCAAAATTTGTATCCGATATGTATTCTAAAGGAAAGATTCCAATTCCAGTTTCATTTGATTGTGAAAAATAAGGAATTTTTGGAGATACATCTAAAGAATTAGTATAGAATCCAATTGAAACACCTTTTCCTTTGTCACCATATGTTAACCATTGGTTAAGTAAATCGGATTCTGCTGAGAAACTTGCGATGAAGTAGTCTTTCATATTTATATAAAATAGTCGTAAGAATTTTTCTAGAATTTCAGCATTCAATTCATTTGCGATTTGATTCGCTCT contains:
- a CDS encoding DUF2971 domain-containing protein; amino-acid sequence: MNINKPPEEILKDVQIFQKYSIKRESVNLPNLVYHYCSLESFYKIIESGELFLSHQSAMNDKSDSRLFFNILVKRANQIANELNAEILEKFLRLFYINMKDYFIASFSAESDLLNQWLTYGDKGKGVSIGFYTNSLDVSPKIPYFSQSNETGIGIFPLEYISDTNFEIADELLYLACEGWFTTPPNVENLILTKKHKSFENEKEIRIVEIQDMRLNLNPDFLMLRTNNIGKHYEYRIKNSDQFVPFRKLKFRYDNQKYHINNIWLGPENNCNEKHLTLFLEKNNTVLDAGICKSSSPYTNR